From Populus trichocarpa isolate Nisqually-1 chromosome 19, P.trichocarpa_v4.1, whole genome shotgun sequence, a single genomic window includes:
- the LOC18109249 gene encoding uncharacterized protein LOC18109249, with translation MEERKGDLRIYVAVALFSACLVSGGALLALYMFLPISNVKSWYAIAGMILVAAPWAFWFLTYIYRCLRPVDYTLSEPCKSPAGSPFSRKEGAAMSPRNPPFDDEPRRPSSDGIRHVHFGGVVVVSDDVDNNGGHQGGLTHSEIKHKEENSVNSRESEIPLPFFVVPKK, from the coding sequence ATGGAGGAAAGGAAAGGAGATCTGAGAATTTACGTCGCCGTAGCTCTATTTTCTGCATGTCTTGTTTCTGGTGGAGCTCTTCTTGCTCTTTACATGTTCCTTCCTATAAGCAACGTAAAATCATGGTATGCCATCGCAGGAATGATTCTAGTCGCCGCGCCATGGGCATTTTGGTTTCTGACCTACATTTACCGATGCCTTAGACCTGTTGACTATACACTTTCTGAACCATGCAAATCCCCCGCAGGATCCCCATTTTCGCGCAAAGAAGGTGCTGCAATGTCACCAAGGAATCCACCGTTTGATGATGAGCCCCGGAGGCCTTCTTCAGATGGTATACGCCACGTGCATTTTGGTGGGGTGGTGGTTGTGAGCGATGACGTTGATAACAACGGTGGTCACCAAGGTGGACTTACGCATTCAGAAATCAAGCATAAAGAGGAGAATTCTGTTAATTCCAGGGAAAGTGAGATCCCTCTACCTTTCTTTGTTGTCCCAAAAAAGTGA